DNA sequence from the Salvelinus alpinus chromosome 7, SLU_Salpinus.1, whole genome shotgun sequence genome:
ttctacattgtagaaaatagtataaataaagaagaaccctggagtgagtaggtgtggccaaacgtttgactggttctGAATGGATCAAGGCTGGAGTAAAGACCCTGGCTTCAGCCTTTGCCAAGTTCAGCTGCCTTGTTTCGCATTGATTAACACACTGTAGGGGCTAAGCTGACATGTTACGCCTCTCTACCAATTGACCAGTCATTCTGTGCTGTTCATACACTGGTAGGTTTGGAGGCCAAAGGACGCAATTTCAATTCCAGTTATGGACAACTGCACCTGGCTTTACTGAAATATCTAGGCTTGTGATACATACACATCACAACAGTGCTTGAACAAAGTGCTTGTCGTAAAAACTATACTAGTGGGGACTTGACTCTTATGTTCTACTGATCAGATATGTTGGTTTTCTGTCAACAGGAGAAGATCCAGAAGCTGTATGAAAAGAATCTACATGGAGACTTTGACACAAACAACCACATTCAGAAGAAGAAAGAGTTCAGGAatcccaggtacacacacatatacacacacacacgcactaattcatgccacacacacacagagttatgAACACGTCGACGATACGTGGGATGCTTTTCCAGATACTTTTGTTGACATGTCTATGTGTGTCTTTGCAGTATCTATGAGAAACTCATTCAGTTCTGTGGCATTGATGAACTGGGAACCAACTACCCTAAAGACATGTTTGATCCTCACGGCTGGTCAGAGGACTCTTACTATGAGGCACTGGGTAAGGAAGTcattggtgtgtatgtgtgcggaCAGGCATATGTGCTTGTTTGTGGCTGTATGTGCTTGCCAGTCTGTGGTAGTCCTATCAGCTGAACTGTTTTCATTCCCTCCCTGCAGCCAAAGCTCAGAAGGTAGAGATGGATAAACTGGAGAAAGCCAAGAAGGACAGGACGAAGGTGAGGGACACGGGCGCTTTTATTGACTTGAAGAGGGGACCTGAGGTAACCTGAATTCCAATACACACGTtttcaccccccccacacacacacaaaacaaaaccaTGCCTGCTCTCCTCTTAACCCCATCCCCAACCTCTGTTAAAAACATATTCACTACgtggccaaaggtatgtggacatccacgttgaacatctcattccaaaatcatgggcattaatatggagttggtcccccctttgttgctataacagcctccgctcttttgggaaggctttccactagattttggaacattgctgcgaggacttgctttcattcagccacgagcatttgtgaggtcgggcactgaggttgggcgattaggcctggctcgcagtcggcgttacaATTCAATCTGAAATGTATtcggtggggttgaggtcagggctctgtgcaggccagtcaagttcttctacaccgatctcaacaaaacatttctgtatgtacatttctgctgaaacaggaaatggccttccccaaagtgttgccacaaagttggaatcgTCTAGAATGGTATGCTGTACtgttaagatttccattcactggaactaaggggcttatcccgaaccatgaaaaacagccccagaccattgttcctcctccaccaaactctacagttggcactatgcattcgggcaggtagcgttctcctggcatccgccaaacccagattcattcgtcggactgccagatggtgaaacgtgattcatcactccagagaacgcgtttccaatgTTTCAGAGACCAATAGTGGCAAGCTAAAcaacactccagccgatgcttggcatcgCGCATGGTgagcttaggcttgtgtgcagctccACGGCCATGGAaccctatttcatgaagctcctgatgaacagttattgtgctgatgttgcttccagaggccgtttggaacttggtagtgagtgttgtaactgaGGACTGACTATTTCTTAGTGCTTCagcgtgcttcagcactcggcagtcccattctgagcttgtgtggcctaccactttgcggctgagccgttgttgctctttgacatttccacttcacaatatcagcacttacagttgaccgcggCAGTTCTAGCGggacagaaatttgatgaactgacttgttggacaggtggcatcctatgacggtgccacgttaagtcactgagctcttcagtacaggccattctcctgccaatgcttgtctatggagattgcatggcggtgtgctcgatttatttattttacctgtcagcaatgggtgtggctgaaatagccgaaaccactcatttgaaggggtgtccacatacttttggttatgtagtgtaccTGTTCAGAGAAAATAGCTTTGCCGACCCTGTACGTACGTTTACTCCTCTCCTTTACTGTTTTACAAATCACAGACCGGGCCGTTCTCTTTTAtcagtctgtgtgtcaggggCATGTTGCCACCAGCAGCCTCTAGTTTATTTTCTCCACACACTTCCAGAGAAGTGTCCTGCCAAGAGATTAAGGCTCATCACAACACAATGTCAGCACAACCCAGCCCGGCTCCGCTCAGCCTTCTGCAGCATGAGTATGGTGAAGTAttttgtctcctctctcctctcctagatTGAGTTTGTGACGGGCACTAAGAAGGGGACAATCCCCACCAATGCAGCAGTTCCCACCACCAATACAGCTACTACCACAGCTACAGGTAcactcacaacacacacaactgtgttccaaatcaacccctagctcCAACCCCGAGACAGCTATCACCACCAACACCTCTTCTACTGTCACTGGCAGATGAGCCCCCACACTCCATAGAAACATTATCATCCTTGACTGATTTTAGGTTGTGACCTTCCTGAAAGAGAAAAAGGTTAAGATTATAGAGTATATCTGGTTCCCTTTCTCTCCcgttcactttctctctctcccgcctctcCACCCCCAGCAGAGGCTCAGAAGAGGAAGAGTAAGTGGGACTCTGCAGTGCCCGTGACCCTGGCCCAGCCCGCACTGCTCACTACCACGGCAACCCTGCCAGGGGTGGTCTCCGTGACAACCACCGCCAGCGGAACCAAGACCACCGTCATCTCCGCCGTTGGCACCATCCAGAAGAAAGCCAAGCAGTGAACCGGCATGGGGAGAGGAAGTATGTGTGTtttgaatggatggatgaatgtgtgtgtgtgtgtgtgtgtgtgtgcattgagcTGTGTGGCTGTATTACTAAATGCAAaaagagggagagtgaaagaATGTCTTCAGACAATATGGATGTCACATGAACATTTCTGGCTGTACAAAACCTCTGCATCTCTACTGCCGTCGGTCTCTGGGATTGGATCTACAACATATGGTCAAAGGACTCAAGCCTGACTTGAGATTCAATAAGATAATTTTTCTGTCATTTCTGCATTGATATCAACATAAGGTTCCTTTTTCATCCAGCTCTCCAGTCAGCACCCTGTTGAAGTTATGCAttgatctgttttttttttatgtcgaCAAGAAACAGTGTTTTGATGTTAGCTAAAGACTATCCATTGGGAAAACCACCCTACCTAGAAAGTAGCCTAGTTATGGCATAAGCCTCTTGACTGAAACTTGAGTTAGTTTCTTTATTCCATCCTCCTGTAAAATGGTTTCTTACAGTATCAACCCATCTGTTATGGTACAGTATATATTACTATTAGTTTTGGGCTCTACAACATTATGTCCTTTCTACCCACAGTGTATATTTGTGCTATTTCctatgttctgtgtttttgaCCATCTACTGGACAGACTATGGACATTGGTATCAACGTTTCTTGTCTCATTTTCAATGGCCTATTCAAAGAGCTTAGCGGgaatattttttacaaatgtacatATATcgctgctgatgatgatgatgataggatGGTAAATAAAACAAACGTCATACTGCCTTTTCAATTGGAGTGTGTGTCCATTCTTGTACGGTTGTCTTGGGTTCAACATAAACTGTATTTTATACATAAGATGAAAGTAGTATTTGATCATACAATTATTTTCATGCTGTTCTCTGGATAAAGCTTTGAATGTTCTGTCCAGGAAATTAAAGAATGGTTGTGTTATTGTGTCCCAGATCTATTGACTGCAGCCACTGGCCTGAATCTGGCCAGAGGAATTTCTGCCTCGCTGTCTCCCTTTcattcgctctcctctctctttaaTTTCTCCCCTTCTGTCTCTTTTCTATCCACTAcacacgttctctctctccccctcattccttccatctatttcTGGGCACTTTGGGTATTTATGTGGCCAGGTGCGTTTGTGATTTACATCTATCCATCATCTCTTCCTTTTCTTTTATCCCTCTCTTTATCGGACTTTAATTCCATCCAGCAGGAACGATAACACACCGCCCCACCCCGCAGTCTTCTGAAGCACAGCTGGAGGTCAAAGTTCAGAATCGGAGTCGTTTACTAGAGTAAGTCAGTTAGATCAGCTTACACTCAACAGATCCCCATATCACCAATAGATTTGAGTGCTTGTCAACCTTAACCATATCCCAGGGGTTAAAGTTCTTCGTAACAGATATCTGTCATATGGTTTTTGGAGAGGTCGTTTTTGAGATCTGTAGATCCGCAATAAAAAtctccttgggggggggggctggtttgGAGATGACAGCCTTAAACAGACAGAAGCATGTCTAGAAACATGTCTGTTCACGAAAAATATTCTCAAATAAATGTATTCTCAAatattgtaaactcagcaaaaaaagaaacgtcttctcactgtcaactgcgtttattttcagcaaacttaacatgtgtaaatatttgtatgaacataagattcaacaactggaacataaactgaacaagttcctcagacatgtgactaacagaaattgaataatgtgtccctgaacaagggggggtcaaaatcaaaagtaacagtcagtatctggtgtggccaccagctgcattaagtactgcagtgcatctcctcctcatggactgcaccagatttgccagttcttgctgtgagatgttaccccactcttccaccaaggcacctgcaagttcccggacatttctggggggaatggccctagccctcaccctccgatccaacgggtcccagacgtgctcaatgggattgatatccgggctcttcgctggccatggcagaacactgacattcctgtcttgcaggaaatcacgcacagaaagagcaatatggctggtggcattgtcatgctggagggtcatgtcaggatgagcctgcaggaagggtaccacatgagggaggaggatgtcttccatgTAACggacagcattgagattgcctacaatgacaacaggctcagtccgatgatgctgtgacacaccgccccagaccatgacggaccctccaccttcaaatcgatcccgctccggagtacaggcctcggtgtaatgctcattccttcgacgataaacgtgaatccgaccatcacccctggtgagacaaaaccgtgactcgtcagcgaagagcactttttgccagtcctgtttggtccagcgacggtgggtttttgccaataggcgacgttgtttccggtgatgtctggtgaggacctgtcttacaacaggcctacaagcactcagtccagcctctctcagcctattgcggactgtgattgtgcgttcctggtgtaactcgggcagttgttgttgccatcctgtacctgtcccacaggtgtgatgtttggatgtaccgatcctgtgcaggtgttgttacacgtgatctgccactgcgagaatgatcagctgtccgtcctgtctccctggatcgctgtcttaggcgtctcacagtacggacatggcaatttattgccctggccacatctgcagtcctcatgcctccttgcagcttgcctaaggcatgttcacgcagatgagcagggaccctggacatctttcttttggtgtttttcagagtcagtagaaaggcctctttagtgtcctaagttttcataactgtgaccttaattgcctaccgtctgtaagctgttagtgtcttaacgaccgttccacaggtgcatgttcattaattgtttttggttcattgaacaagcatgggaaacagtttttaaaccctttacaatgaagatctgtgaagctatttggatttttatgaattatctttgaaagacagtgtcctaaaaaagggacgtttctttttttgctgagtttattttctCTGTTGAGCTGCGTGCACTGAATTGACATGCATGATTGTTGATGACACTCCGATATTTAGATGAAGGGAATCAAATAGTATATAATGCGCACCACAGCGGCGCTCAACTCAGACAGCAGTATAGCCTACTGTAGCTCTTGGCACAGTAATTGAAAGCCTATATACTTTATCACTTATTTATATAATCCTTCAATTGCGCATGTGGCATCGTTTTACAAATGCAGTTTTACAACCGGAGTGTCAAGCATGGTTtaggtcagtggttcccaacctttttcgggTAGtttaccaccaactgaattttgctctgcctggagtaggCCTACCCCTGAGGTACCCCCTCGTGCATTTTAACAATAGACCTATGATCTCATGGGTCTTCTCCAGTACccagtggataggccaagtactaTTTGCTAATATTTTTGacgtgtaaatcaaatcaaatcaaattttattagtcacatacacatggttagcagatgttaatgcgagtgtagcgaaatgcttgtgcttctagttccgacaatgcagtaataaccaacagtaatctaacctaacaattccacactactaccttacacacacaagtgtaaagggataaagaatatgtacataaagatatatggatgagtggtggtacagaacggcatggcagatgcagtagatggtatagagtacggtatatacatatgagatgagtactgtagggtatgtaaacataaagtggcatagtttaaagtggctagtggtacatgtattgcataaagatggcaagatgcagtagatgatatagagtacagtatatatacatatgagatgggtaatgtagggtatgtaaacattgtattaagtggcattgcttaaagtggctagtggtacatttttacataatttccatcaattcccatttttaaagtggctggagttgagtcagtatgttggcagcggccgctaaatgttagtggtggctgtttaacagtctgatggccttgagatagaagctgtttttcagtctctcggtccctgctttgatgcacctgtactgacctcgccttctggatgatagcggggtgaacaggcagtggcttgggtggttgttgtccttgatgatctttatggccttcctgtgacatcgggtggtgtaggtgtcctggagggcaggtagtttgcccctggtgatgcgttctgcagacctcactaccctctggagagccttacggttgtgggcggagcagttgccgtaccaggcggtgatacagcccgacaggatgc
Encoded proteins:
- the sap30bp gene encoding SAP30-binding protein isoform X2 — protein: MASGKKSALLSSLADYGDDSEADSDPEIEETEGHGVGLVSAAYGEDDISRIEDGDDKASGDEDSGESSRNSDMEESDEGGDTDDYKDIPEAERKDPNELVALFSEKVRNMSPDKIRIPPEPPGRCSSHLQEKIQKLYEKNLHGDFDTNNHIQKKKEFRNPSIYEKLIQFCGIDELGTNYPKDMFDPHGWSEDSYYEALAKAQKVEMDKLEKAKKDRTKVRDTGAFIDLKRGPEIEFVTGTKKGTIPTNAAVPTTNTATTTATEAQKRKSKWDSAVPVTLAQPALLTTTATLPGVVSVTTTASGTKTTVISAVGTIQKKAKQ
- the sap30bp gene encoding SAP30-binding protein isoform X1, with the translated sequence MASGKKSALLSSLADYGDDSEADSDPEIEETEGHGVGLVSAAYGEDDISRIEDGDDKASGDEDSGESSRNSDMEESDEGGDTDDYKDIPEAERKDPNELVALFSEKVRNMSPDKIRIPPEPPGRCSSHLQEKIQKLYEKNLHGDFDTNNHIQKKKEFRNPSIYEKLIQFCGIDELGTNYPKDMFDPHGWSEDSYYEALAKAQKVEMDKLEKAKKDRTKVRDTGAFIDLKRGPEIEFVTGTKKGTIPTNAAVPTTNTATTTATAEAQKRKSKWDSAVPVTLAQPALLTTTATLPGVVSVTTTASGTKTTVISAVGTIQKKAKQ
- the sap30bp gene encoding SAP30-binding protein isoform X3, which translates into the protein MASGKKSALLSSLADYGDDSEADSDPEIEETEGHGVGLVSAAYGEDDISRIEDGDDKASGDEDSGESSRNSDMEESDEGGDTDDYKDIPEAERKDPNELVALFSEKVRNMSPDKIRIPPEPPGRCSSHLQEKIQKLYEKNLHGDFDTNNHIQKKKEFRNPSIYEKLIQFCGIDELGTNYPKDMFDPHGWSEDSYYEALAKAQKVEMDKLEKAKKDRTKIEFVTGTKKGTIPTNAAVPTTNTATTTATAEAQKRKSKWDSAVPVTLAQPALLTTTATLPGVVSVTTTASGTKTTVISAVGTIQKKAKQ
- the sap30bp gene encoding SAP30-binding protein isoform X4, which gives rise to MASGKKSALLSSLADYGDDSEADSDPEIEETEGHGVGLVSAAYGEDDISRIEDGDDKASGDEDSGESSRNSDMEESDEGGDTDDYKDIPEAERKDPNELVALFSEKVRNMSPDKIRIPPEPPGRCSSHLQEKIQKLYEKNLHGDFDTNNHIQKKKEFRNPSIYEKLIQFCGIDELGTNYPKDMFDPHGWSEDSYYEALAKAQKVEMDKLEKAKKDRTKIEFVTGTKKGTIPTNAAVPTTNTATTTATEAQKRKSKWDSAVPVTLAQPALLTTTATLPGVVSVTTTASGTKTTVISAVGTIQKKAKQ